The following proteins come from a genomic window of Mycolicibacterium rufum:
- a CDS encoding APC family permease, which produces MALVSKLSTAARRLVLGRPFRSDKLAHTLLPKRIALPVFASDALSSVAYAPEEIFLVLSVAGLSAYSLAPWIGLVVAGVMLIVIASYRQNVHAYPSGGGDYEVVTTNLGPTAGLTVASALLVDYVLTVAVSMSSAMSNIGSAIPFVDQHKVWFAVAAITILASLNLRGIRESGTAFAIPTYAFMIGMYIMLAWGFFQIYVLGHHLRAESAGFEMHSEHGDVMGFALVFLIARAFSSGSAALTGVEAISNGVPAFQKPKSRNAATTLLLLGVIAITLFMGIIMLARATGAQIAERPLEQLGGAPPDYQQKTLVAQLADAVFHDFPIGLYLIAGVTALILVLAANTAFNGFPVLGSILAQDRYLPRQLHTRGDRLAFSNGILFLAFGAVAFIVAFQAQVTALIQLYIVGVFVSFTLSQIGMVRHWTRLLRTETDGPARARMMRSRVINTIGFLCTGTVLIIVVITKFLVGAWIAILAMAALFFIMKLIHRHYASVSRELEARAAETEDIVLPSRNHAVVLVSNVHLPTLRALAYARATRPDVLEAITVSVDDAETRELVHKWESSDISVPLKVIASPYREITRPVLEYVKRVSRESPRTVVTVFIPEYVVGHWWEQVLHNQSALRLKGRLLFEPNVMVTSVPWQLSSSERLKKLAPQSAPGDARKGFLD; this is translated from the coding sequence TTGGCACTCGTGTCCAAGCTTTCGACGGCCGCGCGGCGGCTCGTACTGGGCCGGCCGTTCCGCAGCGACAAACTGGCGCACACCCTGTTGCCCAAGCGGATCGCCCTCCCGGTCTTCGCCTCCGACGCGCTGTCCTCGGTGGCCTACGCCCCGGAGGAGATCTTCCTGGTGCTGTCGGTCGCGGGCCTGTCGGCCTATTCGTTGGCGCCGTGGATCGGGCTGGTGGTCGCCGGCGTCATGCTGATCGTGATCGCGAGCTACCGGCAGAACGTGCACGCCTACCCGTCCGGCGGCGGCGACTACGAGGTGGTGACGACCAACCTGGGCCCCACGGCCGGGCTGACGGTCGCCAGCGCGCTGCTGGTCGACTACGTGCTGACCGTCGCGGTGTCGATGTCCTCGGCGATGTCCAACATCGGTTCGGCGATCCCGTTCGTCGACCAGCACAAGGTGTGGTTCGCCGTCGCGGCGATCACCATCCTGGCCTCGTTGAACCTGCGCGGCATCCGGGAATCGGGCACCGCGTTCGCGATCCCGACCTACGCGTTCATGATCGGCATGTACATCATGCTCGCCTGGGGGTTCTTCCAGATCTACGTGCTGGGGCACCATCTGCGCGCGGAATCGGCGGGCTTCGAGATGCATTCCGAGCACGGCGACGTGATGGGTTTCGCGCTGGTGTTCCTGATCGCCCGCGCGTTCTCGTCCGGCAGCGCCGCGCTGACCGGGGTGGAGGCCATCAGCAACGGGGTGCCCGCGTTCCAGAAACCCAAGTCGCGCAACGCCGCCACGACGCTGCTGCTGCTCGGCGTCATCGCGATCACGTTGTTCATGGGCATCATCATGCTGGCGCGGGCGACCGGGGCGCAGATCGCCGAGCGGCCGCTCGAGCAGCTCGGGGGGGCGCCGCCGGACTACCAGCAGAAGACGCTGGTCGCGCAGCTGGCCGACGCGGTGTTCCACGACTTCCCGATCGGGCTCTACTTGATCGCCGGCGTCACCGCGCTGATCCTGGTGCTGGCAGCCAACACTGCGTTCAACGGCTTCCCGGTTCTGGGTTCGATTCTGGCGCAGGACCGTTACCTGCCGCGTCAGCTGCACACCCGCGGTGACCGGCTGGCGTTCTCCAACGGCATTTTGTTCCTGGCGTTCGGGGCGGTCGCGTTCATCGTGGCGTTCCAGGCGCAGGTGACGGCGCTGATCCAGCTGTACATCGTCGGGGTGTTCGTGTCGTTCACGCTCAGCCAGATCGGCATGGTGCGGCACTGGACGCGGTTGCTGCGCACCGAGACCGACGGACCGGCGCGGGCCCGGATGATGCGCTCGCGGGTGATCAACACCATCGGCTTCCTGTGCACCGGCACGGTGCTGATCATCGTGGTGATCACCAAGTTCCTCGTCGGGGCGTGGATCGCGATCCTGGCGATGGCGGCGCTGTTCTTCATCATGAAGTTGATCCACCGCCACTACGCCTCGGTCAGCAGGGAACTCGAGGCCCGCGCCGCCGAGACCGAGGACATCGTGCTGCCCAGCCGCAACCACGCGGTCGTGCTGGTGTCCAACGTGCACCTGCCCACGCTGCGCGCGCTGGCCTACGCGCGGGCCACCCGCCCCGACGTGCTGGAGGCCATCACGGTCAGCGTCGACGACGCCGAGACCCGCGAGCTGGTGCACAAATGGGAGTCCAGTGACATCAGCGTGCCGTTGAAGGTCATCGCCTCGCCCTACCGCGAGATCACCCGCCCGGTGCTCGAGTACGTCAAGCGGGTCAGCCGGGAATCCCCGCGCACCGTGGTGACGGTCTTCATCCCCGAGTACGTCGTCGGGCACTGGTGGGAGCAGGTGCTGCACAACCAGAGCGCGCTGCGGCTCAAGGGCAGGCTGCTGTTCGAGCCCAACGTCATGGTGACCTCGGTGCCCTGGCAGCTGTCCTCCTCGGAGCGGCTCAAGAAGCTCGCGCCGCAGTCCGCGCCGGGCGACGCCCGCAAGGGGTTCCTGGATTGA
- the dxs gene encoding 1-deoxy-D-xylulose-5-phosphate synthase produces the protein MLEQIRGPADLQHLSQAQVDVLAREIRDFLIHKVAATGGHLGPNLGVVELTLALHRVFDSPHDPILFDTGHQAYVHKMLTGRCPDFETLRKKDGLSGYPSREESEHDWVESSHASASLSYADGLAKAFELSGHRNRHVVAVVGDGALTGGMCWEALNNIAASKRPIVIVVNDNGRSYAPTIGGFAEHLAALRLQPGYERVLEEGRKAVRGLPVIGEFCYQCMHSVKAGIKDALSPQVMFTDLGLKYVGPIDGHDEHAVESALRHARAFNAPVVVHVVTRKGMGYAPAENDEDDQMHACGVIDPQTGLATTVPGPGWTSTFSETLIQLAAKRRDVVAITAAMPGPTGLSAFRQRYPDRFFDVGIAEQHAITSAAGLAMGGMHPVVAVYSTFLNRAFDQVMMDVALHKLPVTIVLDRSGITGPDGASHNGMWDLSILGVVPGMRVAAPRDGARLREELAEALDVNDGPTAIRFPKGDVGADISAIERREGVDVLALPTDGLSDDVLVIAVGPFAAMALAIAERLRNQGIGVTVVDPRWVLPVPEVLHTLAAQHKLVVTLEDNGVHGGVGSAVSTALRRAEIDVPCRDAALPQEFFAHASRGEVLSSVGLTERNIARQITGWVAALGAGATEKEVSSRLD, from the coding sequence ATGCTTGAACAGATCCGCGGTCCCGCTGATCTGCAGCACCTGTCGCAGGCGCAGGTGGACGTGCTGGCCCGTGAGATCCGCGATTTCCTGATCCACAAGGTCGCGGCGACGGGCGGGCACCTGGGACCCAACCTCGGTGTCGTCGAACTGACGCTGGCCCTGCACCGCGTCTTCGACTCCCCGCACGATCCGATCCTGTTCGACACGGGCCACCAGGCCTACGTGCACAAGATGCTGACGGGCCGGTGTCCGGACTTCGAGACGCTGCGCAAGAAGGACGGCCTGTCGGGTTACCCGTCGCGCGAGGAGAGCGAGCACGACTGGGTGGAGTCCAGCCACGCCAGCGCGTCGCTGTCCTACGCCGACGGTCTGGCCAAGGCGTTCGAACTCAGCGGGCACCGCAACCGGCACGTCGTGGCCGTGGTGGGTGACGGCGCGCTCACCGGCGGGATGTGCTGGGAGGCGCTGAACAACATCGCGGCCTCCAAGCGGCCGATCGTGATCGTCGTCAACGACAACGGTCGCAGCTATGCGCCCACCATCGGTGGGTTCGCCGAGCACCTGGCCGCCCTGCGGCTGCAGCCCGGCTACGAGCGGGTGCTCGAGGAGGGCCGCAAGGCGGTGCGCGGTCTGCCCGTCATCGGCGAGTTCTGCTACCAGTGCATGCACAGCGTCAAGGCCGGCATCAAGGACGCCCTGTCTCCGCAGGTGATGTTCACCGACCTGGGCCTCAAGTACGTCGGCCCGATCGATGGTCACGACGAGCACGCGGTGGAGAGCGCGCTGCGGCACGCGCGGGCGTTCAACGCCCCCGTGGTGGTGCACGTCGTCACCCGTAAGGGCATGGGCTACGCGCCCGCCGAGAACGACGAAGACGACCAGATGCACGCGTGCGGCGTGATCGACCCGCAGACCGGGCTGGCCACCACGGTGCCCGGGCCCGGCTGGACGTCGACGTTCTCCGAGACGCTGATCCAACTGGCGGCCAAGCGCCGCGACGTCGTGGCGATCACCGCCGCGATGCCCGGCCCCACCGGGCTCAGTGCGTTCCGTCAGCGCTACCCGGACCGGTTCTTCGACGTCGGCATCGCCGAGCAGCACGCCATCACCTCCGCCGCAGGCCTCGCGATGGGCGGCATGCATCCCGTCGTCGCGGTGTACTCCACGTTCCTCAACCGCGCGTTCGACCAGGTGATGATGGACGTCGCGCTGCACAAGCTGCCCGTGACGATCGTGCTCGACCGGTCGGGGATCACCGGTCCTGACGGCGCCAGCCACAACGGCATGTGGGATCTGTCGATCCTCGGGGTGGTGCCCGGCATGCGCGTCGCCGCACCGCGCGACGGCGCCCGGCTCCGCGAGGAACTCGCCGAAGCCCTCGACGTCAACGACGGTCCCACGGCCATCCGCTTCCCCAAAGGCGATGTCGGCGCGGATATCTCGGCCATCGAACGGCGCGAGGGCGTGGACGTGCTGGCGCTGCCGACCGACGGTCTGTCCGACGACGTCCTCGTCATCGCGGTCGGACCGTTCGCCGCGATGGCGCTCGCGATCGCCGAGCGGCTGCGCAACCAGGGCATCGGCGTGACCGTGGTCGACCCGCGCTGGGTGCTGCCCGTGCCGGAGGTGCTCCACACGTTGGCGGCCCAGCACAAACTCGTCGTCACGCTGGAGGACAACGGCGTGCACGGCGGTGTCGGCTCGGCGGTCTCGACCGCACTGCGGCGCGCCGAGATCGACGTCCCGTGCCGCGACGCCGCACTGCCCCAGGAGTTCTTCGCGCACGCTTCGCGCGGCGAGGTGCTCAGCTCCGTGGGTCTGACCGAGCGCAACATCGCCCGCCAGATCACCGGCTGGGTCGCCGCGCTCGGGGCCGGCGCCACCGAAAAGGAAGTCAGCAGCCGGCTCGACTGA
- a CDS encoding alpha/beta fold hydrolase produces MDADLARCKAAGQSFDYLGFEIFYRHEGQGSALLLVHGYPFNSYDWAAIWPTLTSRFTVVAPDMMGMGFSAKPSAYRYTVADHADMHEALLAALGVRSAHVLAHDLGDSVAQELLARKVFDEQAYGSWEIESITWLNGGLFTEAYTPRLMQKLMSGTPLGDLMSPLQGSALSRRILEPTIEEMFGPNTKPTREMMQTFHEILEWNDGKRVLHQVGRFLDDRRTHRNRWVRAMRETAVPMRLIDGPVDPNSGAHMARRYAEVIPDPDVVMLAEDIGHWPQIEAPEAVLTHFLAHVERVTTRR; encoded by the coding sequence GTGGACGCAGACCTCGCACGCTGCAAGGCCGCCGGGCAGTCCTTCGACTACCTCGGGTTCGAGATCTTCTACCGGCACGAGGGGCAGGGCTCCGCACTGCTGCTGGTGCACGGCTACCCGTTCAACAGTTACGACTGGGCGGCGATCTGGCCCACGCTGACCTCGCGGTTCACCGTCGTCGCACCCGACATGATGGGCATGGGTTTCTCGGCCAAGCCCAGCGCCTACCGCTACACGGTGGCTGACCACGCCGACATGCACGAGGCCCTGCTCGCTGCACTGGGGGTGCGCTCGGCCCACGTGCTGGCCCACGACCTCGGCGACTCGGTGGCCCAGGAACTGTTGGCGCGCAAGGTGTTCGACGAGCAGGCCTACGGTAGCTGGGAGATCGAGTCGATCACCTGGCTCAACGGCGGGCTGTTCACCGAGGCGTACACGCCCCGCCTGATGCAGAAGTTGATGTCGGGCACCCCGCTGGGCGACCTGATGAGTCCGCTGCAGGGCAGCGCGCTGTCGCGACGCATCCTCGAGCCGACGATCGAGGAGATGTTCGGACCGAACACCAAGCCGACGCGGGAGATGATGCAGACGTTCCACGAGATCCTCGAGTGGAACGACGGGAAGCGGGTGCTGCACCAGGTCGGTCGCTTTCTCGACGACCGCCGCACCCACCGCAACCGGTGGGTGCGCGCGATGCGGGAGACCGCGGTGCCGATGCGGCTGATCGACGGTCCCGTGGATCCGAACTCCGGCGCGCACATGGCCCGCCGCTACGCCGAGGTGATCCCCGACCCCGACGTGGTGATGCTCGCCGAAGACATCGGCCACTGGCCGCAGATCGAAGCGCCCGAGGCGGTGCTGACGCACTTCCTCGCGCACGTCGAGCGCGTCACGACGCGTCGGTAG
- the nhaA gene encoding Na+/H+ antiporter NhaA — MTSPFRPRALLSRGTWTETSRVAEILRKETVGGMILLFAAAAALGWANSPWQDTYFALRDLEVGGHPFGLHLSLTVGDWAADGLLAIFFFVVGLELKREFVAGDLRDPARAALPIAAAVGGMVVPAAIFVAVAAAAGEGALRGWAIPTATDIAFAVAVLAVISTHLPSALRTFLLTLAVVDDLLAVTVIAVFYTDGIDVAALAAVLVPLALFALCVQRRIRSWWLLIPLAVATWVLMHESGVHATVAGVLLGFTVPVLRSEAAGGPDAGPGLAQHFEHRLRPISAGFAIPVFAFFAAGVSVGGVDGLAHALAHPITLGIIAGLVAGKPLGIFLTTRVLAAVTRARLDASLRWVDVLGVSMLAGIGFTVSLLIGDLAYGSGSESDELVKVGVLTGSLLAACCAGVLLLTRNAAYRRIHREETLDEDRDGVPDVYQARQDRP, encoded by the coding sequence GTGACTTCTCCCTTCCGCCCCCGCGCGCTGCTCTCCCGTGGCACCTGGACCGAGACCAGCCGGGTCGCCGAGATCCTGCGCAAGGAGACCGTCGGCGGGATGATCCTGCTGTTCGCCGCCGCGGCGGCGCTGGGGTGGGCCAACTCGCCGTGGCAGGACACCTATTTCGCGTTGCGCGACCTCGAGGTGGGCGGGCACCCGTTCGGCCTGCACCTGAGCCTGACCGTGGGCGACTGGGCCGCCGACGGTCTGCTGGCGATCTTCTTCTTCGTCGTCGGCCTGGAACTCAAGCGCGAGTTCGTCGCCGGCGACCTGCGCGATCCGGCCCGTGCGGCGCTGCCCATCGCGGCCGCGGTCGGCGGCATGGTGGTGCCCGCCGCGATCTTCGTCGCGGTGGCCGCCGCAGCCGGGGAGGGCGCGCTGCGCGGCTGGGCCATCCCGACCGCGACCGACATCGCGTTCGCGGTCGCCGTGCTGGCGGTGATCTCGACGCACCTGCCGTCGGCGCTGCGCACGTTCCTGTTGACGCTGGCCGTCGTGGATGACCTGCTGGCGGTCACCGTCATCGCGGTGTTCTACACCGACGGCATCGACGTCGCGGCGCTGGCCGCCGTGCTGGTGCCGCTGGCGCTGTTCGCACTGTGTGTGCAGCGCCGCATCCGCTCGTGGTGGCTGCTGATCCCGCTGGCGGTCGCCACGTGGGTGTTGATGCACGAGTCGGGGGTGCACGCCACCGTGGCCGGGGTGCTGCTCGGGTTCACGGTGCCGGTGCTCCGCAGCGAGGCCGCCGGCGGGCCCGACGCCGGCCCGGGGCTGGCGCAGCATTTCGAGCACCGGCTGCGGCCGATCTCGGCCGGCTTCGCGATCCCGGTCTTCGCGTTCTTCGCCGCCGGGGTGAGCGTCGGCGGTGTCGACGGCCTGGCACACGCGCTGGCGCACCCGATCACGCTCGGCATCATCGCCGGGCTCGTCGCCGGCAAGCCCCTCGGCATCTTCCTCACCACCCGGGTGCTGGCCGCGGTGACCCGGGCCCGCCTGGACGCGTCGCTGCGCTGGGTCGACGTCCTGGGGGTGTCGATGCTCGCCGGCATCGGGTTCACGGTGTCCCTGCTGATCGGTGATCTGGCCTACGGGTCGGGCTCGGAAAGTGACGAATTGGTGAAGGTGGGCGTGTTGACCGGGTCACTGCTGGCGGCCTGTTGCGCAGGGGTGCTGCTGCTCACCAGAAACGCCGCCTACCGGCGCATTCACCGCGAAGAGACCCTCGACGAGGACCGCGACGGGGTGCCCGATGTGTACCAGGCTCGACAGGACCGACCGTGA
- a CDS encoding thiamine pyrophosphate-dependent enzyme, with protein MAEPIDEHFLAAVSALRPPSTANAAVLHGIPAQRCVDVFEAQLGSRHLDLAARWLRSKGKGFYTIGSSGHESNAAVAAVLRPTDPALLHYRSGGFYLARARQVAGSDPVRDVLLGLVAAVDEPISGGRHKVFGRYDLHVIPQTSTIASHLPRALGVAFSIARARKLGVESPWPGDALAVCSFGDASANHSTAVGAINAAMHTAYQGVPVPLLFVCEDNGIGISVKTPQGWIARTYGDRADLRYFTADGANLPEVLTVATQAAEYVRTQRRPAFLHLRTVRLMGHAGSDYEPGYRSTDEIAADYARDPVLCTARMLVEAGVLRPQQVLHAYEATRCEVLALATDVAELPQLSSAHAVTAPLRDALDDAVTATRHAPAAPVGRDEAPMTLAQAINRALRDVLDAHPGAMVFGEDVARKGGVYGVTRGLRAAAGTARVFDTLLDEQSILGLALGAGISGLLPIPEIQYLAYLHNAADQIRGEGATLQFFSNRQYRNPMVVRIAGYGYQKGFGGHFHNDDSVTAIRDLPGVVVASPARPDDAAAMLRSCVTAAAAAGTVCLFLEPIALYHTRDLYEAGDDLWLARDSGAVVPIGETRTYGDGRDLTILTFGNGVPMSLRVARRLAGQDIAVRVVDLRWLAPLPVTAMLADAEATGRVLVVDETRRSGGVSEGVVTTLVDHGYTGALARVASHDSFIPLGDAALHVLLDENTIEAAAVALVEGRR; from the coding sequence GTGGCTGAACCCATCGACGAACACTTCCTCGCTGCGGTCTCGGCGCTGAGGCCGCCGAGTACCGCGAATGCCGCTGTGCTGCACGGCATCCCGGCACAACGGTGTGTCGACGTGTTCGAGGCGCAGCTCGGCAGCCGGCATCTCGACCTCGCTGCGCGCTGGCTGCGGTCGAAGGGCAAGGGCTTCTACACGATCGGATCCTCGGGGCACGAGAGCAATGCCGCCGTCGCCGCGGTGTTGCGGCCCACCGATCCGGCGCTGCTGCACTACCGGTCCGGCGGTTTCTACCTGGCCCGCGCCCGCCAGGTCGCGGGCAGCGATCCCGTGCGCGACGTGCTGCTCGGTCTGGTCGCCGCCGTCGACGAGCCGATCTCCGGCGGACGGCACAAGGTGTTCGGCCGCTACGACCTCCATGTCATCCCGCAGACCTCCACCATCGCCTCGCATCTGCCGCGGGCGCTCGGCGTCGCCTTCTCCATTGCACGGGCGCGCAAACTCGGGGTCGAGAGCCCCTGGCCGGGTGACGCGCTCGCGGTGTGCAGCTTCGGGGACGCGTCGGCCAACCACTCCACCGCCGTCGGCGCCATCAACGCCGCCATGCACACCGCCTACCAGGGGGTGCCGGTGCCGCTGCTGTTCGTCTGCGAGGACAACGGGATCGGGATCAGCGTCAAGACACCCCAGGGGTGGATCGCGCGGACCTACGGCGATCGGGCCGACCTGCGCTACTTCACCGCCGACGGGGCGAATCTCCCCGAGGTGTTGACCGTCGCGACCCAGGCCGCGGAATACGTTCGCACACAACGCCGGCCGGCGTTCCTGCACCTGCGCACCGTGCGGCTGATGGGTCACGCCGGATCGGACTACGAGCCCGGCTACCGCAGCACCGACGAGATCGCGGCCGATTACGCGCGTGACCCGGTGCTGTGCACGGCGCGAATGCTCGTCGAGGCGGGTGTGCTGCGCCCACAGCAGGTGTTGCACGCCTACGAGGCCACGCGGTGCGAGGTGCTGGCGCTGGCCACCGACGTCGCCGAGCTCCCGCAGCTGAGCAGCGCCCACGCGGTGACGGCCCCGCTGCGCGACGCCCTCGACGACGCCGTGACGGCGACCCGGCACGCCCCGGCTGCACCCGTCGGGCGTGACGAAGCGCCGATGACTCTGGCCCAGGCCATCAACCGCGCGCTCAGGGACGTGCTCGACGCCCATCCCGGGGCGATGGTGTTCGGCGAGGACGTCGCCCGCAAGGGCGGCGTGTACGGGGTGACGCGCGGACTGCGGGCCGCTGCCGGCACGGCGCGGGTGTTCGACACGCTGCTCGACGAACAGTCCATCCTCGGATTGGCCCTGGGCGCAGGGATCTCCGGTCTGCTGCCGATCCCGGAGATCCAGTACCTGGCCTATCTGCACAACGCCGCGGACCAGATCCGCGGCGAAGGTGCGACGCTGCAGTTCTTCTCCAACCGGCAGTACCGCAACCCGATGGTGGTGCGGATCGCCGGTTACGGCTACCAGAAGGGCTTCGGCGGGCACTTCCACAACGACGACTCCGTCACGGCGATCCGGGACCTGCCCGGCGTCGTGGTCGCCTCGCCGGCACGGCCCGACGACGCCGCGGCGATGCTGCGGTCCTGCGTCACGGCGGCCGCGGCGGCCGGCACCGTGTGTCTGTTCCTCGAACCGATCGCGCTATACCACACCCGGGACCTCTACGAGGCCGGCGACGACCTCTGGCTGGCGCGCGACAGCGGCGCGGTGGTGCCGATCGGTGAAACCCGCACCTACGGTGACGGGCGCGACCTGACGATCCTGACCTTCGGCAACGGGGTTCCGATGAGTCTGCGGGTGGCGCGCCGGCTGGCCGGTCAGGACATCGCCGTGCGGGTGGTCGACCTGCGGTGGCTCGCGCCGCTGCCGGTGACCGCCATGCTGGCCGACGCCGAGGCGACCGGCCGTGTGCTCGTGGTGGACGAGACGAGGCGCAGCGGCGGGGTGAGCGAGGGCGTCGTCACCACATTGGTCGACCACGGCTACACGGGAGCGCTGGCGCGGGTCGCCAGCCACGACAGCTTCATCCCGCTCGGCGACGCCGCGCTGCACGTGCTCCTCGACGAGAACACGATCGAGGCCGCGGCCGTCGCGCTGGTCGAGGGTCGGCGCTAG
- a CDS encoding class I SAM-dependent RNA methyltransferase — protein MSDERPHELILTTGPAANGGSCVARHDGRVVFVRYALPGETVRVRVVRTAAAREKYWNAEVLEVLEPSPDRVESWCPIAGVDGAGCCDLAFAEPAAARRLKGAVVANQLARLGNYQWRAEEDAAAEAVGEGGHTGWRTRVRLDVSADGRAGFHRYHSAELVHRLDCAQLPVGMLAGVAERSWPSDAAVHVALDAQDRRHVVVAGRGRRTEVIEGDYETAQRVAGRTWRVPVTAFWQAHRDAPELYSALVTEWAQLAPGMTAWDLYGGAGVFAAALAGAVGETGRVLTVDTSRGAARAARTALADLDTVTVVTDSVRRALERTSARADVAVLDPPRTGAGRDVIDRLAAAEVPRIVHIGCEAASFARDIGLYRERGYQVEQLRVFDSFPLTHHVECVAALTRG, from the coding sequence TTGAGCGATGAGCGGCCGCACGAACTGATCCTGACCACCGGGCCCGCCGCCAACGGCGGCAGCTGCGTGGCCCGCCACGACGGCCGGGTGGTGTTCGTGCGCTACGCGCTGCCCGGGGAGACGGTGCGTGTGCGGGTGGTGCGCACCGCCGCCGCGCGCGAGAAGTACTGGAACGCCGAGGTGCTCGAGGTGCTGGAGCCCTCGCCCGACCGGGTCGAGTCGTGGTGCCCGATCGCCGGGGTGGACGGCGCGGGGTGCTGTGACCTCGCGTTCGCCGAACCGGCCGCCGCGCGGCGGCTCAAGGGGGCGGTGGTCGCCAATCAGCTTGCCCGGCTGGGCAATTACCAGTGGCGCGCCGAAGAGGACGCGGCCGCCGAGGCGGTCGGCGAGGGCGGTCACACGGGCTGGCGCACCCGGGTGCGCCTGGACGTCTCGGCCGACGGCCGGGCCGGTTTCCACCGCTACCACAGCGCCGAGCTGGTGCACCGGCTCGACTGTGCGCAACTGCCCGTAGGCATGCTCGCCGGGGTGGCGGAGCGGAGCTGGCCGTCGGACGCGGCCGTGCACGTCGCACTCGACGCCCAGGACCGCCGCCACGTCGTGGTCGCGGGCCGGGGCCGCCGCACCGAGGTGATCGAAGGTGATTACGAGACGGCGCAGCGGGTCGCCGGGCGGACGTGGCGGGTGCCGGTGACGGCGTTCTGGCAGGCCCACCGCGACGCGCCGGAGCTCTACAGCGCGCTGGTCACCGAGTGGGCGCAGCTCGCCCCGGGCATGACCGCGTGGGATCTCTACGGCGGTGCCGGGGTGTTCGCGGCGGCGCTCGCGGGCGCGGTGGGGGAGACGGGCCGGGTGCTCACCGTGGACACCTCGCGGGGCGCCGCGCGGGCGGCGCGTACGGCACTGGCCGACCTGGACACCGTCACCGTGGTCACCGATTCGGTACGCCGGGCGCTGGAGCGGACGTCGGCACGGGCCGATGTCGCCGTGCTGGACCCGCCCCGCACCGGCGCCGGCCGCGACGTCATCGACCGGCTGGCCGCCGCCGAGGTGCCGCGCATCGTTCACATCGGTTGTGAGGCAGCGTCTTTCGCGCGCGATATCGGGCTGTACCGGGAGCGTGGCTATCAGGTCGAGCAGCTGCGGGTGTTCGACTCCTTCCCGCTGACCCACCACGTCGAGTGCGTGGCGGCGCTGACCCGGGGCTAG
- a CDS encoding ribonuclease D: MADSDSEGSAVDSDADDPGTDAVPLLTPRDGVPDVSVSRSEISRAADLLASGTGPFAVDAERASGFRYSNRAYLVQIRRAGAGTVLIDPVSHGGEAVEVLAPLAEVLTEDQWVLHAADQDLPCLAEIGMQPPSLYDTELAGRLANFDRVNLASMVQQLLGLQLTKGHGAADWSKRPLPDEWLNYAALDVEVLTDLRDAIDALLGEQGKTEWARQEFEYLRTAESSPTRRDRWRRTSGIHKIRDPRALAAVRELWLTRDQIARRRDIAPGRILPDSAIINAATTNPDTVEKLTALPVFGGSRQRRSAQVWLDALQRARTVEPPSAQEPSNGPPPASRWARRKPEAAARLEAARAGINELAQQVSVPAENLLSPDIVRRLCWDWVAVEDTAAAVEAFLAASTARQWQRELTVPVLTAALRAAEPTDAS, translated from the coding sequence ATGGCCGATTCCGACTCCGAGGGTTCCGCGGTGGACTCCGATGCCGACGATCCCGGGACCGACGCCGTCCCGCTGCTGACCCCGCGTGACGGAGTGCCCGACGTCTCGGTCAGCCGCAGCGAGATCAGCAGGGCCGCAGACCTTCTCGCCTCGGGCACGGGGCCGTTCGCGGTCGACGCCGAGCGCGCGTCGGGCTTCCGCTACTCCAACCGCGCCTACCTGGTACAGATCCGCCGGGCCGGCGCAGGCACGGTGCTGATCGACCCGGTCAGCCACGGCGGCGAGGCGGTCGAGGTGCTCGCCCCGCTGGCCGAGGTGCTCACCGAGGATCAGTGGGTGCTGCACGCCGCGGACCAGGACCTGCCGTGCCTGGCCGAGATCGGCATGCAGCCGCCGTCGCTCTACGACACCGAGCTGGCGGGCCGGCTGGCCAACTTCGACCGGGTGAACCTGGCGTCGATGGTGCAGCAGCTGCTGGGTCTGCAGCTGACCAAGGGCCACGGCGCCGCGGACTGGTCGAAGAGGCCGCTGCCCGACGAATGGCTCAACTACGCCGCGCTGGACGTCGAGGTGCTCACCGATCTGCGCGACGCGATCGATGCGCTGCTGGGCGAGCAGGGCAAGACGGAGTGGGCCCGCCAGGAGTTCGAGTACCTGCGTACCGCGGAGAGCTCCCCCACCCGCCGGGACCGCTGGCGCCGCACCTCCGGCATCCACAAGATCCGCGACCCGCGCGCGCTGGCGGCGGTGCGCGAGCTGTGGCTGACCCGCGATCAGATCGCCCGTCGCCGCGACATCGCCCCCGGACGCATCCTGCCCGACAGCGCGATCATCAACGCCGCCACGACGAATCCGGACACCGTGGAGAAGCTGACCGCGCTGCCGGTGTTCGGCGGCTCCCGGCAGCGGCGCAGCGCCCAGGTGTGGCTCGACGCCCTGCAGCGGGCGCGCACCGTCGAACCCCCGTCGGCCCAGGAGCCGTCCAACGGTCCGCCGCCCGCGTCGCGCTGGGCGCGACGCAAACCGGAGGCGGCGGCCCGGCTCGAAGCCGCGCGCGCCGGGATCAACGAACTGGCACAACAGGTTTCGGTGCCGGCGGAGAATCTGCTCTCCCCCGACATCGTGCGCAGGCTCTGCTGGGACTGGGTGGCGGTCGAGGACACGGCGGCCGCGGTCGAGGCGTTCCTGGCGGCGTCGACCGCCCGGCAGTGGCAACGGGAGCTGACGGTGCCCGTGCTGACCGCGGCGCTGAGGGCCGCGGAGCCTACCGACGCGTCGTGA